In one window of Patescibacteria group bacterium DNA:
- a CDS encoding macro domain-containing protein yields MCRKYKAKITPKMYFGKGDILEFDGDALICPCFTDLTYCKESKLVSSIIELAGKDLEKELSSIGFCDFGSAVITKGYGLKVKNIIFLPYKDKENPDNIIDFILLHKAFRSAFNLASLYNLKTLATVPLFVGYRKRDFINRIMVIFGLEKKEEKTLHPHEVVDIIIGVLDEYKGKIEDLVIYR; encoded by the coding sequence ATGTGCCGTAAATACAAAGCTAAAATAACACCAAAGATGTATTTTGGAAAAGGGGACATCCTTGAATTTGATGGAGATGCCCTTATTTGCCCCTGCTTTACTGATTTGACCTACTGTAAAGAGAGCAAGCTAGTAAGCAGTATAATAGAGCTTGCTGGAAAAGATTTGGAGAAGGAATTGTCGTCCATTGGATTTTGTGATTTTGGGAGTGCGGTCATAACAAAAGGATATGGTTTAAAGGTCAAAAACATCATCTTTCTGCCTTATAAAGACAAAGAAAACCCCGACAATATAATTGATTTTATCCTCTTACATAAAGCCTTCCGAAGCGCTTTTAATCTCGCTTCTTTATACAATCTAAAAACACTAGCCACAGTACCTCTATTTGTTGGGTATAGGAAACGAGACTTTATCAATAGAATTATGGTTATTTTTGGATTGGAAAAGAAGGAGGAGAAAACTCTCCATCCCCACGAAGTTGTGGACATAATCATTGGGGTACTGGACGAATACAAAGGCAAAATAGAGGATTTGGTTATTTATAGGTAA